The following proteins come from a genomic window of Lycium ferocissimum isolate CSIRO_LF1 chromosome 4, AGI_CSIRO_Lferr_CH_V1, whole genome shotgun sequence:
- the LOC132054745 gene encoding methyl-CpG-binding domain-containing protein 4-like, whose product MAPKTSKASPRRAGKSSISIWAAQCGKCYKWRKISTQEEYEEIRSKFNEEPFHCKNKSNVSCEDPADLEYDSSRTWVIDKPNEPKTPTGFKRELRLRRDNSKMDAYYFTPSGKTLRSTTDVSTFLQQNPEFSELSTKDFSFTTPHIMDDTIPSTSTK is encoded by the exons ATGGCTCCAAAAACTTCCAAg GCATCACCGAGGCGGGCAGGTAAATCATCGATAAGTATATGGGCAGCCCAATGTGGGAAATGCTACAAATGGAGGAAAATTTCAACACAAGAAGAGTATGAGGAAATTAGGTCTAAGTTTAATGAAGAACCGTTTCACTGCAAAAACAAATCCAATGTTTCTTGTGAGGATCCAGCAGACCTTGAGTACGATTCTTCGCGAACTTGGGTCATTGACAAGCCCAATGAGCCTAAAACCCCAACAGGGTTTAAGAGAGAATTGCGCCTTAGGAGGGATAACTCAAAAATGGATGCTTATTATTTCACTCCTTCGGGAAAGACACTTAGATCTACTACAGACGTGAGTACTTTTCTTCAGCAAAATCCTGAGTTCAGTGAGCTGTCAACCAAAGACTTCAGCTTTACGACCCCCCACATTATGGATGATACTATACCCTCCACAAGCACTAAATGA